In Pseudomonas fakonensis, one DNA window encodes the following:
- a CDS encoding LysR family transcriptional regulator: protein MPNALPHCDAQLIRTLHTLLTECSVSRTAELLGQSQPATSVALRRLRELTGDQLLVRSGRRMVLTSHGLSLIEPAAQALAGIERILHPIDLFDPATTQQTFCISTPDYLSVFFVPAIIERFNAQAPGATLEFRHLQAEGGYSRGLEDGYLDLVIGNWRSPAEHLHLQPLCDDDLVCMMRQAHPIGPGELTREAYQQADHLGVMTHNPTGPGTIGAELARNGLARRVTTTLPYFCIAPYALVKSNLIFTTTRSFARHYAELLPLRIEPFPVAAKPLRYYQLWHARKHRSLASKWLRSVVLDAALAIAAEPD from the coding sequence GTGCCAAACGCCCTGCCCCACTGCGACGCCCAGTTGATCCGCACCCTGCACACGCTGCTCACCGAGTGCAGCGTGTCGCGTACCGCCGAATTGCTGGGCCAGAGCCAACCGGCCACCAGCGTGGCCCTGCGCCGGCTGCGCGAACTCACCGGCGACCAGCTGCTGGTGCGCAGCGGCCGGCGCATGGTGCTGACCAGCCACGGCCTGTCGCTGATCGAACCCGCAGCCCAGGCACTGGCCGGCATCGAGCGGATCCTGCACCCGATCGACCTGTTCGACCCGGCCACCACTCAGCAGACCTTCTGCATCAGTACCCCCGACTACCTGAGCGTGTTCTTCGTGCCGGCGATCATCGAGCGCTTCAACGCCCAGGCCCCCGGCGCTACCCTGGAGTTCCGCCACCTGCAGGCCGAAGGCGGCTACTCCCGAGGGCTGGAGGACGGTTACCTGGACCTGGTGATCGGCAACTGGCGCAGCCCCGCCGAGCATCTGCACCTGCAACCGCTGTGCGACGACGACCTGGTCTGCATGATGCGCCAGGCCCACCCCATCGGCCCCGGCGAGCTGACCCGTGAGGCCTACCAGCAGGCCGACCACCTCGGGGTAATGACCCACAACCCCACAGGCCCCGGCACCATCGGCGCGGAGCTTGCGCGCAACGGCCTGGCGCGGCGCGTCACCACCACCCTGCCGTACTTCTGCATCGCCCCCTACGCGCTGGTGAAGTCCAACCTGATCTTCACCACCACACGCTCCTTCGCCCGGCATTACGCCGAGCTGCTGCCGCTGCGCATCGAGCCCTTTCCGGTGGCGGCCAAGCCGTTGCGTTACTACCAGCTGTGGCATGCCCGCAAGCACCGCTCGCTGGCCTCCAAATGGCTACGCAGCGTGGTGCTGGACGCCGCCCTGGCCATCGCCGCCGAGCCCGACTGA
- a CDS encoding MFS transporter, with protein sequence MNPRIWLLALATFVTGMAENITVGILPALADGLDVPLGVAGQLTTVFSLSFALAAPFSPLLTRRLPLRRLLCAALAVFALCNLLAALAPGYTALLLARLGMAATSALTCLVCTLMATRLVPDTLRGRAIGVIFMGICSSLVLGVPAGMLLCDVLGWRGVFVGLSALAALVLLMAWRGLPQLQGSEPIALASYLRHLRDGRLVAAQLVSLLMIAGHFTVFAYLAPYAQHIAKVPAAWLAAVFAAFGIAGVAGGYVGGWMADRLGAGKAIVLAPLLYLASLLVLPFCASTPWLFIPAMMLWGALSWTTSPVVQSFLASRGNDTFPAGMSLNLSAMHLGVGLGSAIGGAVIGAASLAHTPWAGAALTVLAAGFAVRSVRGPHRRQAGSYRDRVPL encoded by the coding sequence ATGAACCCGCGTATCTGGCTGCTGGCCCTGGCAACCTTCGTCACCGGCATGGCCGAAAACATCACCGTTGGCATTCTCCCGGCCCTGGCCGACGGCCTCGACGTCCCCCTTGGCGTCGCCGGGCAACTGACCACAGTCTTTTCCTTGAGCTTCGCCCTCGCCGCGCCCTTCTCGCCCCTGCTCACCCGCCGCCTGCCGCTGCGCCGCCTGCTGTGTGCCGCACTTGCCGTGTTTGCCCTGTGCAACCTGCTGGCCGCCCTGGCGCCGGGCTATACCGCGCTGCTGCTGGCGCGCCTGGGCATGGCCGCCACCAGCGCCCTGACTTGCCTGGTGTGTACGCTGATGGCCACGCGCCTGGTGCCCGATACCCTGCGCGGGCGCGCGATCGGGGTGATTTTCATGGGTATCTGCAGCTCGCTGGTGCTGGGGGTGCCCGCCGGCATGCTGCTGTGTGACGTGCTCGGCTGGCGCGGGGTGTTCGTCGGCCTGAGCGCCCTGGCGGCGCTGGTGCTGCTGATGGCCTGGCGCGGCCTGCCGCAACTGCAGGGCAGCGAGCCGATTGCCCTGGCCAGCTACCTGCGCCACCTGCGCGATGGCCGGCTGGTGGCGGCGCAGTTGGTGTCGCTGCTGATGATTGCCGGGCACTTCACCGTGTTCGCTTATCTTGCGCCCTACGCCCAGCACATCGCCAAGGTACCGGCCGCCTGGCTGGCGGCGGTATTTGCCGCGTTCGGCATTGCCGGTGTGGCGGGTGGTTACGTGGGCGGCTGGATGGCTGACCGCCTAGGCGCCGGCAAGGCCATCGTGCTGGCGCCGCTGCTGTACTTGGCCAGCCTGCTGGTGCTGCCGTTCTGCGCAAGCACGCCGTGGTTGTTCATCCCGGCGATGATGCTGTGGGGGGCATTGAGCTGGACCACCTCGCCGGTTGTACAAAGCTTTTTGGCCAGCCGTGGCAACGACACCTTCCCGGCCGGCATGAGCCTGAACCTATCGGCGATGCACCTGGGTGTAGGCTTGGGCTCGGCCATCGGCGGGGCAGTGATCGGCGCAGCGTCGCTGGCCCACACGCCATGGGCCGGGGCGGCGCTGACCGTGCTGGCGGCAGGGTTTGCCGTGCGCTCGGTCAGAGGGCCCCATCGCCGGCAAGCCGGCTCCTACAGAGACCGCGTCCCCCTGTAG
- a CDS encoding YybH family protein, translating into MDQTLQVRQAAADLVAAFASNDTARYFACFSEDATFLFHTLPQPLLSRRAYEEVWAGWQAEGFAVLGCQSSNVQVSLQGDVAIFMHDVATRIRIAGEEHALNERETIVFRQHGERWLACHEHLSVASPA; encoded by the coding sequence GTGGACCAGACACTCCAGGTACGGCAGGCTGCCGCCGACCTCGTAGCCGCCTTCGCCAGCAACGACACCGCCCGCTACTTCGCCTGCTTCAGCGAAGACGCCACCTTCCTTTTCCACACCTTGCCCCAGCCGCTGCTGTCGCGCCGTGCCTATGAAGAAGTCTGGGCCGGCTGGCAGGCCGAAGGCTTTGCCGTGCTCGGCTGCCAATCCAGCAACGTGCAGGTGAGCCTGCAAGGTGATGTGGCGATCTTCATGCACGACGTGGCCACACGCATTCGCATTGCCGGTGAAGAACACGCGCTGAACGAGCGTGAGACCATCGTGTTCCGCCAGCACGGCGAGCGCTGGCTGGCATGCCACGAGCACCTGTCGGTCGCCTCACCCGCCTGA
- a CDS encoding Fic family protein, translating into MSKYQPPLTLTTPMLAMVAGISERVGVLTAHRETALTPQLRRGNRIRTIQASLAIENNTLSVEQVTAVLEGKRVLGLPREIQEVRNAFATYEAMGGWRPERQADLLAAHQRLMMGLIDDAGHFRQGGVGIYRGQRLLHMAPPASRLQPLMHDLLAWLGTSDWHPLISSCVFHYEFEFIHPFADGNGRMGRLWQTLILSRWRPVLAYLPVESVICAQQESYYAALAAADQAGEATPFVEFMLQALLQALVEAGHTDQVTDQVTDQVARLLEVLQPGVALRANELMSRLQLAHRATFRANYLKPALDAGLIEMTDPASPRSPAQQYRRSRG; encoded by the coding sequence ATGAGCAAGTATCAGCCACCTTTGACCCTCACAACGCCCATGCTGGCGATGGTGGCGGGTATCAGTGAACGAGTCGGGGTGCTCACGGCTCACCGCGAGACAGCCCTTACACCACAGCTGCGCAGGGGCAATCGCATACGCACCATCCAGGCATCGCTGGCGATTGAAAACAATACCTTGAGCGTCGAGCAGGTAACGGCTGTGCTTGAGGGCAAGCGCGTGCTTGGTTTGCCACGTGAAATCCAGGAAGTGCGCAACGCATTCGCTACCTACGAGGCGATGGGGGGCTGGCGCCCCGAGCGCCAAGCCGATCTGCTGGCTGCACACCAACGGCTGATGATGGGCCTGATTGATGATGCCGGGCATTTTCGCCAGGGTGGTGTGGGCATTTACCGCGGTCAACGTCTGTTGCACATGGCGCCACCTGCCAGCCGGTTGCAGCCGCTCATGCATGACTTGCTGGCGTGGCTGGGCACGAGTGATTGGCATCCGTTGATCAGCAGCTGCGTCTTTCACTACGAATTCGAATTCATCCACCCTTTCGCTGACGGCAATGGGCGCATGGGCCGCTTGTGGCAGACACTGATACTGAGCCGGTGGCGCCCGGTACTGGCTTATCTGCCGGTGGAGTCGGTGATTTGTGCGCAGCAGGAGTCCTATTACGCGGCTTTGGCCGCTGCGGACCAGGCGGGCGAGGCTACGCCGTTCGTGGAGTTCATGTTGCAGGCCCTGTTGCAGGCGCTGGTCGAGGCAGGGCATACCGACCAAGTAACCGACCAAGTAACCGACCAAGTAGCGCGGTTGCTCGAAGTCTTGCAGCCAGGGGTTGCGTTGAGGGCAAACGAGCTGATGTCGCGCTTGCAGCTGGCCCACCGTGCCACTTTCCGGGCTAACTATCTCAAGCCTGCGCTGGACGCCGGCTTGATCGAAATGACCGACCCGGCCTCACCGCGTAGCCCGGCCCAGCAGTACCGTCGTTCACGGGGCTGA
- a CDS encoding FAD-dependent oxidoreductase, whose protein sequence is MYKWECLVCGFFYDEAEGRPEDGIAAGTCWEDVPDDWYCPECGVGKADFEMVRLPQGATPAPAAQPAPIVIIGSGLAGYSVARELRKLDSATPLVILSRDSGEFYSKPALSNAFQTGRQAEQLVTSSAQQMAVQLDAQVRPNSVVERIDTATQQVFIDGQPLAYSALVLALGADARRLPLAGDGAQAMVTVNDLDDYRRFRQQVGHASRLAILGGGLIGCEFANDLCHAGHTLTLIDRASWPLSRLLPAEAGQEMANALASIGVNLAFGSAPVAVNRTGAGLRLLLEDGQAIDVDYLLCAIGLQPRLALAEAAGIEVAGGIVTDACLRTSARNVYALGDCAQVHGLVLPYVAPILLQARALARTLAGTPTAVAYPAMPVTIKTSVLPTIVASPQDSAGQWSTELVGRCDKGLANLRAVYESPQRQMLGFVLMGETTQEKARLLQGLPDWRPA, encoded by the coding sequence ATGTACAAGTGGGAATGTCTGGTGTGCGGCTTCTTCTACGACGAAGCCGAAGGCAGGCCGGAAGACGGCATTGCGGCGGGCACTTGCTGGGAAGACGTGCCGGATGACTGGTACTGCCCGGAGTGCGGGGTGGGCAAGGCCGACTTCGAGATGGTTCGCCTGCCGCAGGGCGCTACCCCGGCGCCTGCGGCGCAGCCTGCACCCATCGTCATCATCGGCTCGGGCCTGGCCGGCTACAGCGTGGCCCGCGAGCTGCGCAAGCTCGACAGCGCCACGCCGCTGGTGATCCTCAGCCGCGACAGCGGCGAGTTTTACTCCAAGCCGGCGCTGTCCAACGCCTTCCAGACCGGCCGGCAGGCCGAGCAACTGGTCACCTCCAGCGCGCAGCAGATGGCCGTGCAACTCGATGCCCAGGTCCGCCCCAACAGCGTGGTGGAGCGTATCGACACGGCCACGCAGCAAGTCTTCATCGACGGCCAGCCGCTGGCCTACAGCGCGCTGGTGCTGGCCCTGGGCGCCGACGCCCGGCGCTTGCCACTGGCCGGTGACGGCGCCCAGGCCATGGTCACGGTCAACGACCTGGATGATTACCGACGCTTTCGCCAGCAGGTCGGCCATGCCAGCCGCCTGGCCATTCTCGGCGGCGGCCTGATCGGCTGCGAGTTCGCCAACGACCTGTGCCACGCCGGCCATACGCTTACCCTGATCGACCGCGCCAGCTGGCCCCTGAGCCGCCTGTTGCCGGCCGAAGCCGGGCAAGAGATGGCCAACGCACTGGCCTCCATCGGCGTGAACCTGGCCTTCGGCAGTGCACCGGTCGCGGTCAATCGGACGGGCGCTGGCCTGCGCCTGCTGCTGGAGGACGGGCAGGCCATCGACGTGGATTACCTGCTGTGCGCCATCGGCCTGCAGCCACGACTCGCGCTGGCCGAGGCTGCGGGTATCGAGGTGGCCGGCGGTATCGTCACCGATGCCTGCCTGCGCACCAGCGCCCGCAATGTCTATGCCCTGGGCGACTGCGCGCAGGTGCACGGCCTGGTGCTGCCCTATGTGGCGCCTATCCTGCTGCAGGCGCGCGCCCTGGCCCGCACCCTGGCCGGCACGCCGACGGCGGTGGCCTACCCCGCCATGCCGGTGACCATCAAGACCAGCGTGCTGCCAACCATCGTCGCCAGCCCGCAAGACAGCGCCGGGCAATGGTCCACCGAGTTGGTTGGGCGGTGTGACAAGGGCCTGGCCAACCTGCGTGCGGTGTATGAAAGCCCGCAGCGGCAGATGCTGGGGTTCGTGCTGATGGGGGAGACGACGCAAGAGAAGGCGCGGCTGCTCCAGGGCCTGCCTGACTGGCGGCCGGCCTGA
- a CDS encoding purine-cytosine permease family protein has protein sequence MSHSTGIETNGVEQIPDDQRDAAPLDLFRLIFGGANTFATAVLGSFPVLFGLSFQAGVWAILLGVGVGALILAPMGLFGALNGTNNAVSSGAHFGVHGRIVGSFLSLLTAVAFFSLSVWSSGDALVGGAKRLAGLPETDLTLGLAYGLFAVLVLVVCIFGFRFMLWVNKIAVWASSLLFLLGIFAFAGPFDAGYAGSVNLGQAGFWAAFVGAAILAMSNPVSFGAFLGDWSRYIPRATPKRRIMLAVIAAQAATLIPFLFGLCTATLVASQAPDYIAANNYVGGLLAISPGWFFLPVCLIAVIGGMSTGTTALYGTGLDMSSVFPRLLSRAAATLLIGVLAIGFIFVGRFTFNLVQSVSTFAVLIITCTSPWMVIMILGLITRRGFYHADDLQVFTRGQQGGHYWFNHGWNWRGMGAWVPSAAVGLCFVNLPGQFVGPLGELAGGIDLSLPVTLGIACVLYLILLNLFPEPAGVYGPKGPRWVRCKSVPVQPVTTAEMA, from the coding sequence ATGAGCCACTCGACCGGTATCGAGACCAATGGCGTCGAACAGATCCCCGACGATCAACGCGACGCCGCCCCGCTGGACCTGTTCCGCCTGATCTTCGGCGGTGCCAACACCTTCGCCACCGCCGTGCTCGGCAGCTTCCCGGTATTGTTCGGGCTGTCGTTCCAGGCCGGGGTCTGGGCGATCTTGCTGGGGGTTGGCGTGGGCGCGCTGATCCTTGCGCCCATGGGCCTGTTCGGCGCCCTCAACGGCACCAACAACGCTGTGTCGTCCGGCGCGCACTTCGGCGTGCACGGGCGCATCGTCGGCTCGTTCCTGTCACTGCTGACTGCCGTGGCGTTCTTCTCGCTGTCGGTGTGGAGCTCGGGTGACGCCCTGGTGGGCGGCGCCAAGCGCCTGGCGGGCCTGCCGGAAACCGACCTGACCCTGGGCCTGGCCTACGGCCTGTTCGCGGTGCTGGTGCTGGTGGTGTGTATCTTTGGTTTCCGCTTCATGCTGTGGGTCAACAAGATTGCCGTGTGGGCCTCGAGCCTGCTGTTTCTGCTGGGCATCTTCGCCTTTGCCGGGCCGTTCGATGCGGGCTACGCCGGCAGCGTCAACCTGGGCCAGGCGGGCTTCTGGGCGGCCTTCGTCGGCGCGGCCATTCTGGCCATGAGCAACCCGGTGTCGTTCGGCGCCTTCCTCGGTGACTGGTCGCGCTACATCCCCCGCGCCACACCCAAGCGCCGCATCATGCTGGCGGTGATCGCCGCGCAAGCCGCCACGCTGATCCCGTTCCTGTTCGGCCTGTGCACCGCCACCCTGGTGGCCAGCCAGGCACCGGACTACATCGCCGCCAACAACTACGTCGGCGGGCTGCTGGCGATTTCGCCGGGCTGGTTCTTCCTGCCGGTATGCCTGATTGCAGTGATCGGCGGCATGTCCACCGGCACCACGGCGCTGTACGGCACAGGCCTGGACATGTCCAGCGTGTTCCCGCGCCTGCTCAGCCGCGCCGCGGCCACGCTGCTGATCGGCGTGCTGGCCATCGGTTTCATCTTTGTCGGCCGCTTCACCTTCAACCTGGTACAGAGCGTATCGACCTTCGCCGTGCTGATCATCACCTGCACCAGCCCGTGGATGGTGATCATGATCCTCGGCCTGATCACCCGTCGCGGCTTCTACCACGCCGACGACCTGCAGGTGTTCACCCGCGGCCAACAGGGCGGTCATTACTGGTTCAACCATGGCTGGAACTGGCGCGGCATGGGAGCGTGGGTTCCCAGCGCGGCGGTGGGCCTGTGCTTCGTCAACCTGCCGGGGCAGTTCGTCGGCCCGCTGGGCGAACTGGCCGGCGGCATCGACCTGAGCCTGCCGGTGACCCTCGGCATCGCCTGCGTGCTGTACCTGATCTTGCTCAACCTGTTCCCTGAACCGGCTGGCGTGTATGGCCCCAAGGGCCCGCGCTGGGTGCGCTGCAAAAGCGTGCCGGTACAACCTGTGACCACTGCCGAAATGGCCTGA